GATTTTTCTTGCAATTTTAGCAAGTTTTTAATTCTTGGATTTTGAAGACTTTCTATTAACATGTGACAAAATTAATCGAAATTCTTTGAAATAAAGTTCAAATTAGTTCAATGTTGCTAATTTTTTACGCACAACCTTTACTAATTTGTAGTTGATAGAAGATGCGTCTGCTGGTGGATTCTCTACTTTAGTTGTTGAAACGATAAGTTGATATTCAAATCCTGGTTCATACGTAAACCCTTCAATCGTATTATAAAAATATTGCCATTCGCCAAC
This portion of the Empedobacter stercoris genome encodes:
- a CDS encoding DUF4377 domain-containing protein codes for the protein MLTIAPETRDCSNGVAKMQCMMVKYTDVGEWQYFYNTIEGFTYEPGFEYQLIVSTTKVENPPADASSINYKLVKVVRKKLATLN